A window of Cellulomonas sp. SLBN-39 genomic DNA:
GCTCGCCGTACATGCGCATCGTCTCCTCCTTGTTGTCGTGCTGGAGGTAGAGGGCGAACTGGTCGCAGCCCAGCGCCTGCAGCTCGCGCAGCCGCTCGACGTGCTCGTGCGGGGAACCCAGCAGGCAGAACCGCTCGACGATCTCGTCGGGCACGAACCGCGTGTGGGAGTTCCCCGCCCGGCCGTGCTCGTTGTAGTCGTAGCCCTCGCGCTCCTTGATGTAGTCGGTCAGCGCCTTCGGGATCGCGGAGTCCGTGCCGTACCTCTTCACGATGTCGGCGACGTGGTTGCCGACCATCCCGCCGAACCAGCGGCACTGCTCGCGCATGTGCGCCCGCTCCGAGGGCGACGCCCCGTCGCCGACGTACCCGGGGGCGGCGACGCAGATCTTCACCGCGTCCGGGTCGCGCCCGGCGGCCTCGGCCGAGTCGCGCACGGCCTTGACCATCCACGCCGTGATGTCGGGGTCCGCGAGCTGCAGGATGAAGCCGTCGCCGACCTCGCCCGTCAGCTTCAGGGCCAGCGGCCCGTACGCGGCGACCCACACGTCCAGCTCCGAGCCCTTGGCCCAGGGGAACCGCACGGTGCGGTCCCCGACCTGCGCCGGGCGGTCGTTGGCGAGCTCGCGGATCACCTCGATCGAGTCGCGCAGCGTCGCCAGGTTCGACGGCCGCCCGTTGAGGGTGCGCACCGCGGAGTCCCCGCGGCCGATGCCGCAGATCGTCCGGTTGCCGTACATCTCGTTGAGCGTCGCGAACAACGAGGCCAGCACGGTCCAGTCCCGCGTCGCGGGGTTGGTGACCATCGGGCCCACGACGACCTTGCGGGTCGCGGCGAGGATCGCGGAGTAGATGACGAACGGCTCCTGCCACAGCAGGTGCGAGTCGAACGTCCACACGTGGCTGAAGCCGTGGGTCTCCGCCTGGCGGGCCAGCTCCACCGTCCGCGACGCGGGCGGGTGGGTCTGCAGGACGACACCGAAGTCCATGGGGGTCTCCTCTCAGACCAGGTACTGCGACAGGCCGCGCTTGACGTACCGCCCGTGCCCGGGGCGGCCGTGGTAGCCGGCGTCGTCGACGAGGACCTCGCCGCGGGACATGACGACGTCGACGTGACCGTCGACCTCGAAGCCCTCCCACGCGGAGTGGTCCATGTTCATGTGGTGCGTCTTGCCGACGCCGATGGACGTGTGGCCGGCCGGGTCGTAGACCACGACGTCGGCGTCCGCACCGGGGGCGATGACGCCCTTGGTGCCGTACAGCCCGAACATGCGCGCCGGCGTGGTCGACGTGAGCTCGACCCACCGCTCCAGCGTGATCTCGCCGGTGACGACGCCCTGGTACATCAGGTCCATGCGGTGCTCGACCGACCCGATGCCGTTGGGGATCGCCCGGAAGTCCCCGACGCCCAGCTCCTTCTGCCCCTTGAAGCAGAACGGGCAGTGGTCGGTGGAGACCATCTGGATGTCGTTGGTCCGCAGCGCCTGCCACATGTGGTCCTGGTGCCCCTCGGCCCGGGCCCGCAGCGGCGTCGAGCACACCCACTTCGACCCCTCGAACCCGGGGGCGCCGAGCTGCTCCTCCAGCGAGAGGTACAGGTACTGCGGGCACGTCTCGCCGAAGACGTTCTTGCCGTTGTCGCGGGCCCACGCGAGCTGGGCGACGGCCTGCTTGGCGGACACGTGCACCACGTACAGGGGCGCGTTCGTGACGTCGGCCAGCATGATCGCCCGGTGCGTGGCCTCCTCCTCCAGCTGCCAGGCGCGGGCCACGCCGTGGAAGTACGGGTCGGTCTTGCCCTGTGCGACGAGCTGCGCGGCCAGGACGTCGATCGCGGGCCCGTTCTCGGCGTGCATCATCGTCAGCAGGCCCAGCTCGGCGGCCTTCTGCATGGCCCGCAGGATCTGGGCGTCGTCGGCGTAGAACACCCCCGGGTACGCCATGAACAGCTTGTAGCTGGTGACGCCCTCGTCGACGAGGGACTCCATGGCCTTCAGGGAGTCCTCGTCGACGCCGCCGACGATCTGGTGGAACCCGTAGTCGACGGCACAGTTCCCGGCCGCCTTCTCGTGCCACGCGGCCAGACCGTCCTCGACGCGCTCGCCGGCGCGCTGCACGGCGAAGTCGATGATCGTCGTGGTGCCGCCCCACGCCGCGGCGCGGGTGCCGGTCTCGAAGGTGTCCGAGGCCGCGGTGCCGCCGAACGGCAGCTCCATGTGCGTGTGGGCGTCGATCCCGCC
This region includes:
- a CDS encoding TIGR03842 family LLM class F420-dependent oxidoreductase gives rise to the protein MDFGVVLQTHPPASRTVELARQAETHGFSHVWTFDSHLLWQEPFVIYSAILAATRKVVVGPMVTNPATRDWTVLASLFATLNEMYGNRTICGIGRGDSAVRTLNGRPSNLATLRDSIEVIRELANDRPAQVGDRTVRFPWAKGSELDVWVAAYGPLALKLTGEVGDGFILQLADPDITAWMVKAVRDSAEAAGRDPDAVKICVAAPGYVGDGASPSERAHMREQCRWFGGMVGNHVADIVKRYGTDSAIPKALTDYIKEREGYDYNEHGRAGNSHTRFVPDEIVERFCLLGSPHEHVERLRELQALGCDQFALYLQHDNKEETMRMYGERIIPALAEQVVATA
- the hydA gene encoding dihydropyrimidinase, which encodes MATTLIRGGTVVSATGRTAADVLVDGGTIAAVLAPGSTLLGHDLAASVDQVLDATGKYVVPGGIDAHTHMELPFGGTAASDTFETGTRAAAWGGTTTIIDFAVQRAGERVEDGLAAWHEKAAGNCAVDYGFHQIVGGVDEDSLKAMESLVDEGVTSYKLFMAYPGVFYADDAQILRAMQKAAELGLLTMMHAENGPAIDVLAAQLVAQGKTDPYFHGVARAWQLEEEATHRAIMLADVTNAPLYVVHVSAKQAVAQLAWARDNGKNVFGETCPQYLYLSLEEQLGAPGFEGSKWVCSTPLRARAEGHQDHMWQALRTNDIQMVSTDHCPFCFKGQKELGVGDFRAIPNGIGSVEHRMDLMYQGVVTGEITLERWVELTSTTPARMFGLYGTKGVIAPGADADVVVYDPAGHTSIGVGKTHHMNMDHSAWEGFEVDGHVDVVMSRGEVLVDDAGYHGRPGHGRYVKRGLSQYLV